The following proteins come from a genomic window of Miscanthus floridulus cultivar M001 chromosome 2, ASM1932011v1, whole genome shotgun sequence:
- the LOC136535899 gene encoding protein MODIFIER OF SNC1 11-like, with the protein MATQSSNTADAAAPAPEAAATGEVAPSAASSTTAVAGATDLEKKMRRAERFGTPVVMSEDEKRSSRAERFGTGSSSLKEEEKKKSRAERFGLAPSSSDEEAKKKARLERFGQGTNVDKAEEEKRKARAARFGDTSSGSPRENGKDSSKPDAAAVTGIA; encoded by the exons ATGGCAACTCAGAGCTCCAATACCGCGGACGCCGCCGCGCCTGCGCCGGAGGCCGCAGCCACCGGAGAGGTGGCTCCGAGCGCTGCCTCCTCAACAACCGCGGTGGCCGGGGCCACAGATCTGGAGAAGAAGATGCGCCGCGCGGAGCGGTTTGGGACGCCAGTGGTCATGTCAGAGGACGAAAAGCGCAGCAGTCGCGCCGAGAG ATTTGGGACTGGATCTTCAAGTTtaaaggaggaagagaagaagaagtccAGGGCTGAGAG GTTTGGCCTTGCCCCATCCTCTTCAGATGAGGAAGCTAAGAAAAAGGCCCGTCTGGAACGATTTGGTCAGGGCACAAATGTTGATAAGgcggaagaagaaaaaagaaaggcCCGAGCAGCAAG ATTTGGAGATACATCTAGTGGATCACCTCGGGAAAATGGCAAAGACAGCTCGAAGCCG GACGCAGCCGCTGTTACAGGCATAGCTTGA